A window of the Corynebacterium minutissimum genome harbors these coding sequences:
- a CDS encoding class II fumarate hydratase yields the protein MTEYRIEHDTMGEVKVPVDALWRAQTQRAVENFPISGRGLESAQIRALGLLKAACAQVNKDSGKLDAEKADAIIAAATEIAEGKHDEAFPIDVFQTGSGTSSNMNTNEVIASIAHNNGVEIHPNDHVNMGQSSNDTFPTATHVAATEAAVNDLIPGLKVLHESLVAKAKEFADVVKSGRTHLMDATPVTLGQEFGGYARQIELGIERVEATLPRLGELAIGGTATGTGLNTSADFGAKVTEELVKLTGVKELSEAKNHFEAQAARDALVEFSGAMRTVAISLNKIANDIRLMGSGPLTGLAEIHLKDLQPGSSIMPGKVNPVLCEAATMVVSQVIGNDAAVAFGGSNGQFELNVYIPMMARNVLESSRLLANVSRVFAEKCIDGIEANEERMKKFAESSTSIVTPLNSKIGYENAAKAAKHALHEKITVREAVIDLGFVDGENLTEEELDERLNVLTMTNRDRDDF from the coding sequence ATGACTGAATACCGCATTGAGCACGACACCATGGGCGAGGTCAAGGTTCCGGTTGACGCTCTGTGGCGCGCCCAGACCCAGCGTGCAGTGGAGAATTTCCCAATCTCTGGCCGCGGCCTTGAGTCCGCTCAGATTCGCGCGCTTGGTCTCCTCAAGGCCGCGTGTGCTCAGGTGAACAAGGATTCCGGCAAGCTGGACGCCGAGAAGGCAGACGCCATCATCGCTGCTGCTACTGAAATTGCTGAGGGCAAGCACGATGAGGCTTTCCCCATCGACGTCTTCCAGACCGGTTCCGGCACCTCCTCCAACATGAACACCAACGAGGTCATCGCCTCCATCGCCCACAACAACGGCGTGGAGATTCACCCGAATGACCACGTGAATATGGGCCAGTCCTCTAATGACACCTTCCCCACTGCCACCCACGTGGCTGCTACTGAAGCTGCTGTCAATGACCTCATCCCAGGCCTCAAGGTCCTGCACGAGTCCCTCGTGGCAAAGGCTAAGGAGTTCGCCGACGTGGTGAAGTCTGGCCGTACTCACCTCATGGACGCCACCCCGGTTACCTTGGGCCAGGAGTTCGGCGGTTACGCACGCCAAATCGAGCTCGGCATCGAGCGCGTCGAAGCGACCCTGCCGCGTTTGGGCGAGCTGGCCATCGGTGGCACCGCTACCGGTACGGGCCTGAACACGTCCGCTGACTTCGGCGCCAAGGTCACCGAGGAGCTCGTGAAGCTCACCGGTGTAAAGGAGCTGTCTGAGGCCAAGAACCACTTCGAGGCTCAGGCCGCGCGCGATGCCCTCGTGGAGTTCTCCGGCGCAATGCGCACCGTGGCTATCTCCCTCAACAAGATTGCTAACGATATCCGCCTCATGGGTTCCGGCCCGCTGACCGGTCTGGCTGAGATTCACCTCAAGGATCTGCAGCCGGGTTCCTCCATCATGCCGGGCAAGGTCAACCCGGTTCTGTGTGAGGCTGCCACCATGGTGGTCAGCCAGGTAATCGGCAATGACGCAGCTGTAGCGTTCGGTGGCTCCAACGGTCAGTTCGAGCTCAACGTCTACATCCCGATGATGGCCCGCAACGTCCTCGAGTCTTCCCGTCTGCTGGCAAACGTCTCCCGCGTCTTCGCTGAGAAGTGCATCGACGGCATTGAGGCTAACGAGGAGCGCATGAAGAAGTTCGCGGAGTCTTCCACCTCCATCGTGACGCCGCTGAACTCCAAGATTGGCTACGAGAACGCCGCCAAGGCCGCCAAACACGCACTGCACGAGAAGATCACTGTTCGCGAGGCAGTCATCGACCTTGGCTTCGTTGACGGTGAGAACCTCACCGAGGAAGAGCTCGACGAGCGCCTCAACGTTCTTACCATGACCAACCGCGACCGCGACGACTTCTAA